A window of Mercenaria mercenaria strain notata chromosome 16, MADL_Memer_1, whole genome shotgun sequence contains these coding sequences:
- the LOC123541073 gene encoding perlucin-like protein codes for MRDLISVLNLVFCLFFTLGLVDVQSQMIAVCPDYSVSYHGSCYIFGFGQTMLVHQADKFCRDNHDGHVVEVNTRNESSFLKNYMNRLPRTENYWLGMTDERTEHEWRWFNTDTQVSVFDWSPGDPDNVPTDEDCAIFWSDAGYKWADVPCSTFKAEPVCELSLLDETEIIG; via the exons ATGAGGGacttaatttcagttttaaatttagttttctgTCTGTTTTTTACCTTGGGATTGGTTGATG TGCAAAGCCAGATGATTGCTGTCTGTCCGGACTACTCAGTTAGCTACCACGGCTCTTGTTACATCTTTGGGTTCGGCCAGACGATGCTTGTTCACCAGGCAGAC AAATTCTGTCGAGACAACCATGACGGACATGTGGTAGAAGTTAACACAAGAAATGAAAGCTCCTTCTTAAAGAACTACATGAACCGTCTGCCAA GAACAGAAAATTACTGGCTCGGAATGACAGACGAAAGAACTGAACATGAATGGCGTTGGTTTAATACTGACACCCAGGTGTCTGTGTTTGACTGGTCACCTGGCGATCCGGATAATGTGCCTACAGACGAGGATTGTGCTATTTTCTGGAGTGACGCTGGCTATAAGTGGGCGGATGTACCATGCAGTACTTTTAAGGCTGAACCCGTCTGTGAATTAAG tttgttggatgaaacagaaataattggATGA